A single window of Syntrophus aciditrophicus SB DNA harbors:
- a CDS encoding AEC family transporter, giving the protein MSIISKFIIFQLVILIPFVMGSLVQRQMAQAPQTLIRMNLICLEPLIALWSIWGLNLESTYIALPFSGFCLVLAGGAMGYLFMPFVRLHGKSRATFIISSSLANHGFTMGGFLCYLFLGERGLGLSLIFTSYFMPCIFLVVFPYARSLSSEVRFSMKFLRENIINMQNMPLYAIMAALCLQLLGIKRPSIFFPVDLILLISVSVYYFTLGINFNVKNIFSCFRENGALIAIKFLFLPMMTLITLKIIPLDNLVSQVILIQSFMPTAIYSVVAPVLFNLDTRLATNLFVINTVVFIVFVLPVLFIFHGNLAG; this is encoded by the coding sequence ATGAGTATCATTTCAAAATTCATCATCTTTCAGCTGGTCATTCTCATACCCTTCGTCATGGGATCACTTGTGCAAAGACAGATGGCACAGGCGCCACAGACATTGATCAGGATGAACCTGATCTGTCTGGAACCTCTCATTGCTTTGTGGAGCATCTGGGGGTTAAACCTCGAGTCGACTTACATCGCTCTCCCCTTTTCAGGATTCTGTCTGGTCCTCGCCGGTGGAGCCATGGGCTATCTGTTTATGCCTTTCGTTCGCCTCCATGGAAAATCGAGAGCTACTTTCATTATCAGTTCCTCATTAGCGAATCATGGTTTTACCATGGGAGGATTCTTATGTTATCTTTTTCTGGGGGAACGTGGGCTTGGCCTGTCTCTGATCTTTACATCGTATTTTATGCCATGCATATTTCTGGTTGTGTTTCCCTACGCGCGATCATTGTCATCAGAGGTCCGGTTCAGCATGAAATTCCTGCGGGAGAACATCATCAACATGCAGAACATGCCGTTATATGCGATTATGGCGGCGCTCTGTCTGCAACTTCTCGGAATAAAAAGACCGAGTATATTCTTTCCTGTTGACTTGATCCTTTTGATCTCTGTCAGTGTGTATTATTTCACCCTCGGAATCAACTTTAACGTGAAGAATATATTCTCGTGCTTCAGGGAAAATGGCGCGCTCATCGCGATCAAGTTTCTATTTCTACCCATGATGACCCTTATCACCCTTAAAATCATACCTCTGGATAATCTGGTTTCACAAGTGATCCTGATTCAATCATTCATGCCGACAGCCATATACTCCGTTGTGGCGCCGGTTCTTTTTAATCTGGACACGAGGCTTGCAACCAATCTCTTTGTCATAAACACGGTTGTTTTTATCGTTTTTGTCCTCCCTGTGCTTTTTATTTTCCACGGAAATCTGGCTGGTTAA
- a CDS encoding STAS domain-containing protein yields MEILSRTENNITVVTVTGRMDALTAPDYQDKLNELIAKGATTFVVDFEGLDYIGSAGLRGILSTAKALKGKGGEVHFANVKGAVKEVFETSGFDSIFQIHDSVASALEGIG; encoded by the coding sequence ATGGAGATTCTAAGCAGGACAGAAAACAATATAACAGTCGTGACGGTAACGGGGCGGATGGATGCACTGACTGCTCCGGATTACCAGGATAAGCTCAATGAGCTTATAGCAAAGGGAGCAACAACTTTTGTAGTAGATTTCGAAGGCCTCGATTACATCGGCAGCGCCGGCCTGCGCGGGATTCTCTCGACAGCCAAAGCGCTGAAAGGTAAAGGGGGAGAAGTTCATTTTGCCAATGTGAAAGGGGCGGTCAAGGAGGTGTTCGAAACGTCCGGCTTCGACTCAATCTTCCAGATCCACGACTCGGTGGCTTCCGCCCTGGAAGGTATCGGCTGA
- a CDS encoding ABC transporter substrate-binding protein — MVAAPSTAKRAFLALAAAVFCVVASTSASAAERTLKKVSFIPAWNPQAQFAGYYMALEKGFYQKHGIDLSILNGGPETSTSEYLHSGKADFAVLWLATAIRERAAGVRLVNLAQIIQKSSMMLIARKSSGIAKPADMNGKKVGLWQGPFAIPPRAFFKKYGLRVHEVPQSYTINLFLHGGIDVASAMWYNEYHTILNAGIDPDELSIFLLKDYGIDLPEDGLYTLEKTLKNDPTLAKGFAQASLEGWSYAFAHPEETLDVVIRYMREAKLPADRMHQKWMLERMRDLVIPKENRRVMGRLTRNDYTAAGHILLNNGEIRTLPDFKAFTGQSDAQQ, encoded by the coding sequence ATGGTTGCGGCGCCTTCAACGGCAAAGAGAGCATTTCTGGCACTGGCCGCGGCAGTTTTTTGCGTGGTCGCTTCTACGTCTGCCTCTGCTGCTGAACGGACGCTTAAAAAAGTCTCCTTTATCCCGGCTTGGAATCCGCAGGCCCAGTTCGCCGGGTATTACATGGCACTGGAGAAGGGCTTCTATCAAAAACACGGCATTGACCTGTCTATCCTGAACGGCGGACCAGAGACCTCGACTTCAGAGTATCTGCACAGCGGGAAAGCGGATTTCGCCGTGCTCTGGCTTGCCACCGCCATTCGTGAGCGAGCGGCTGGAGTGAGACTGGTCAATCTGGCACAGATCATCCAAAAATCGTCCATGATGCTGATTGCCAGAAAATCAAGCGGCATCGCCAAGCCGGCGGATATGAACGGAAAGAAGGTCGGGCTGTGGCAAGGCCCATTCGCGATCCCTCCGCGCGCTTTTTTTAAGAAATACGGCCTGCGCGTCCATGAAGTGCCACAGTCCTACACGATAAACCTTTTCCTGCATGGCGGGATCGATGTCGCCTCCGCCATGTGGTACAACGAATATCATACAATTCTGAATGCCGGAATTGACCCCGATGAACTGAGCATATTTCTGCTCAAGGATTACGGTATCGACCTGCCTGAAGACGGTCTCTACACCCTTGAAAAGACACTAAAAAATGATCCAACTCTGGCGAAGGGTTTTGCGCAGGCCTCGCTGGAGGGCTGGAGCTATGCTTTCGCTCATCCTGAAGAAACGCTGGATGTCGTCATCAGGTATATGCGTGAGGCAAAGCTTCCGGCCGACCGGATGCACCAGAAATGGATGCTGGAGCGGATGCGTGACCTGGTCATTCCCAAGGAAAACCGGAGAGTTATGGGAAGGCTGACACGTAACGATTATACAGCGGCGGGTCATATTCTGCTCAATAACGGTGAAATCCGGACACTTCCCGATTTCAAAGCATTCACGGGGCAGTCCGATGCTCAGCAATAA
- a CDS encoding cation transporter, which translates to MIKTTFHISKMDCPSEERMIRMKLEELNGIHSLQFDIPGRKLEVYHTDSGDKIYNALDSLQLDTQFVSSEVTKPASISDDQHQESRVLWQVLIINFFFFALEIITGFIAGSIGLVADSLDMLADSMVYGLALFAVGSQISRKKKVAGISGYFQLTLSILGFAEVVRRFLGHGENPDFLMMIVISLMALAGNASCLYLLQKSRSQEAHMKASMIFTSNDVIVNLGVIAAGGLVYLTASKVPDLIIGTIVFILVATGAYRILQLSK; encoded by the coding sequence ATGATTAAAACGACCTTCCATATATCGAAAATGGACTGTCCTTCAGAAGAACGAATGATACGAATGAAATTGGAGGAATTGAACGGTATTCACTCCTTACAGTTTGATATACCTGGACGCAAATTGGAAGTATACCATACGGATAGCGGTGATAAAATTTATAACGCCCTTGACTCCCTGCAGCTTGATACTCAGTTTGTTTCCTCTGAAGTGACAAAGCCGGCAAGTATCAGCGATGATCAACATCAGGAAAGCCGCGTTCTATGGCAAGTTCTCATTATCAACTTTTTCTTTTTTGCTTTGGAAATCATAACAGGTTTTATCGCGGGTTCAATCGGGCTTGTTGCTGACAGTTTGGATATGCTGGCGGACAGCATGGTGTACGGGCTTGCACTGTTTGCCGTTGGAAGCCAAATTTCCAGAAAGAAAAAAGTAGCTGGCATTTCAGGTTATTTTCAACTCACACTGTCCATTCTTGGATTTGCGGAAGTTGTCAGGCGTTTCTTGGGGCATGGAGAAAATCCGGACTTTCTCATGATGATCGTCATCTCTTTGATGGCTCTTGCGGGGAATGCAAGTTGTCTGTACCTGCTTCAAAAGTCCAGAAGCCAGGAAGCTCACATGAAAGCAAGCATGATATTCACGTCAAATGATGTCATTGTGAACCTTGGCGTTATCGCTGCGGGGGGACTCGTGTATCTCACAGCATCAAAAGTGCCTGATCTGATAATCGGGACCATCGTTTTTATCCTTGTCGCGACAGGCGCATACAGGATTCTTCAGCTATCGAAATGA
- a CDS encoding cytidine deaminase family protein has translation MKSKLIAEASKVIGPFQFDTYPTNYAGKVGAALITDRGNIYTGISVNLACNVGSCAEHAAIVDMLKMRETKIAMIVSVYEGGKIIVPCGRCREMIIQIDSQNKNTLVIVDTEKTIPLSELLPCPWYFEQNEDKHI, from the coding sequence ATGAAATCAAAACTCATTGCAGAAGCATCAAAAGTTATCGGCCCCTTCCAGTTTGATACTTATCCAACAAATTACGCCGGAAAAGTCGGGGCAGCCCTGATTACGGACAGGGGTAACATCTATACGGGGATCTCCGTGAATCTGGCTTGTAATGTCGGCAGTTGCGCCGAACACGCAGCCATAGTCGATATGCTCAAAATGCGCGAAACGAAAATAGCCATGATCGTCAGTGTTTATGAAGGAGGAAAGATCATTGTACCGTGCGGCAGATGCCGCGAGATGATCATACAAATTGACAGTCAAAATAAAAATACTTTGGTCATTGTAGATACTGAAAAGACCATTCCTTTATCAGAATTATTGCCCTGTCCGTGGTATTTTGAGCAGAATGAGGATAAGCATATCTGA
- a CDS encoding GNAT family N-acetyltransferase — protein sequence MDFLDPPPNIIIQPMQPGDVAEVVRVHLASFPGFFLTFLGNDFLSLLYKSIQSDPIGYVLVASCNGQIQGFVAGVAQQSGFYRRLIEKHKWKFAFASAWPVVKKPHIAPKLLMALQKPADVRDAAADACLMSIAVRPEAEGQGIGRQLFAALYREFSAFGVPAICLTTGRDANERANRFYQRLGFELTRCFFTPEGRALNEYVIQDSGTKLIFESRADNGWLH from the coding sequence ATGGACTTTTTAGATCCTCCTCCAAATATCATTATCCAGCCTATGCAGCCGGGCGATGTTGCCGAAGTTGTTAGAGTTCATCTCGCAAGTTTTCCCGGATTTTTCCTGACTTTTCTCGGGAATGATTTTCTTTCCCTGCTTTATAAAAGCATTCAGAGCGATCCAATTGGCTATGTGCTGGTCGCTTCATGTAATGGGCAGATTCAAGGTTTTGTAGCCGGTGTGGCGCAGCAAAGCGGTTTCTACAGGCGGTTGATCGAAAAGCACAAATGGAAATTCGCTTTTGCGTCTGCATGGCCGGTTGTTAAAAAACCGCATATTGCCCCCAAATTATTGATGGCATTGCAGAAACCTGCCGATGTTCGCGATGCTGCCGCAGATGCTTGTTTAATGTCTATTGCCGTTCGGCCTGAGGCGGAAGGTCAAGGGATTGGAAGGCAATTGTTTGCCGCGCTTTATCGGGAATTTTCTGCATTCGGTGTCCCGGCAATATGCCTGACTACGGGTCGGGACGCGAATGAACGTGCTAATCGTTTTTATCAGAGACTCGGATTTGAACTTACTCGATGTTTCTTTACGCCCGAAGGTAGAGCCTTGAATGAATATGTGATTCAAGACTCAGGTACAAAACTAATCTTTGAATCCAGAGCAGATAATGGATGGTTGCATTGA
- a CDS encoding acetyl-CoA hydrolase/transferase family protein: protein MNSYHGEYRNKLMSSPLDAVGLIQSGNSVVVAVNFSEPPALLDAIAAKARAGELENIKTYSFNPQKYAGNTIFAPDVADCIQANAWFVSAPVRKMIRVGLAYYIPSVFYQVPRFLRENMKIDATITTVSPMDKAGYFSIGAATYITVASRLSKKVIVEVNENSPRIFGDTQIHISEVDAIVENHVPLLSPVFPPRKPEDEIIGKRLAELIPDGACLQLGIGVIPNAIAEYLEGHKDLGIHSELFVPGMANLIKKGAVTGRRKNFHPRKHLFAAAFGPKEMYELMDDNPTMESYSSEYIMDPVNIARNDNLISVNSILEVDLTGQCNAETLDGFEFSGTGGQLDFVRGAYSSKGGKSILVFYSTAQEGRISRVVPRLAAGAGVTTPPMDTQYLATEHGVINIKGKSTRDRALDIISIADPRFRDDLLKEAEDLSLI from the coding sequence ATGAATTCGTATCATGGCGAGTACAGGAATAAGCTGATGTCGTCGCCTCTGGATGCGGTCGGCCTCATTCAGAGCGGAAACAGCGTGGTCGTGGCAGTGAATTTTTCCGAACCCCCGGCTCTGCTCGATGCCATTGCCGCAAAAGCCAGAGCTGGAGAACTGGAGAATATTAAAACCTATTCGTTCAATCCCCAGAAATACGCAGGCAACACCATATTCGCCCCCGATGTCGCTGACTGCATACAGGCGAATGCCTGGTTTGTCAGCGCCCCTGTTCGCAAGATGATCCGTGTCGGCCTGGCCTATTACATTCCTTCGGTGTTTTACCAGGTCCCCAGGTTTCTGCGGGAAAACATGAAGATTGACGCCACCATAACCACCGTATCGCCCATGGATAAGGCCGGGTATTTCAGCATTGGGGCGGCGACCTATATTACCGTGGCTTCACGGCTTTCAAAAAAGGTGATTGTGGAGGTCAATGAAAACTCGCCTCGCATATTCGGCGACACCCAGATTCACATATCGGAGGTCGATGCGATTGTTGAAAATCATGTACCCCTTTTGAGCCCTGTTTTTCCACCCAGAAAACCAGAAGATGAAATAATCGGCAAGAGGCTGGCCGAGCTTATCCCCGATGGGGCCTGCCTGCAGCTTGGTATCGGGGTCATCCCCAATGCGATTGCGGAATACCTGGAAGGCCATAAAGATTTGGGCATTCACTCGGAACTCTTTGTGCCCGGCATGGCCAATCTCATCAAGAAAGGGGCTGTTACCGGCCGCAGAAAAAACTTTCATCCTCGAAAGCATCTTTTTGCAGCCGCTTTCGGGCCAAAAGAAATGTATGAATTAATGGATGACAATCCTACGATGGAGAGCTATTCATCCGAATATATTATGGATCCTGTGAATATTGCACGGAATGACAACCTCATAAGCGTCAACTCCATTCTGGAAGTCGACCTTACCGGTCAGTGCAACGCGGAAACCCTTGATGGATTTGAATTCAGCGGAACAGGTGGACAACTGGATTTTGTCCGTGGGGCATACAGTTCAAAAGGCGGAAAGTCAATCCTTGTCTTCTATTCAACAGCGCAAGAGGGCAGGATTTCACGGGTTGTCCCCCGCCTGGCTGCCGGCGCCGGCGTTACCACCCCCCCCATGGATACCCAATACCTGGCTACGGAACATGGGGTGATTAACATCAAAGGCAAGTCCACCCGCGATCGCGCCCTGGACATCATCAGCATCGCCGATCCCCGGTTTCGCGATGATCTCCTGAAAGAGGCCGAGGATCTGAGCCTGATTTGA
- a CDS encoding ATP-binding protein, with the protein MKVTRMTCEARIGNLEEVINFVDGCADRIGLTGIKKNKALIAVEEAFVNVCHYAYPGGTGEVELTCRGKNDAFEFEIADNGIPFNMLSLPDPDTTADIMERKIGGLGVYLIRKLIDDVSYRRKDGQNILRMVLHTRK; encoded by the coding sequence ATGAAAGTCACCAGGATGACATGTGAGGCCCGCATCGGCAATCTTGAAGAAGTCATTAATTTCGTCGACGGATGCGCTGACCGGATTGGTCTGACCGGCATAAAAAAAAACAAGGCGCTGATCGCCGTAGAGGAAGCCTTTGTGAACGTCTGTCATTATGCTTATCCCGGCGGTACGGGAGAGGTCGAACTGACCTGCCGCGGTAAAAACGATGCCTTCGAGTTTGAGATTGCAGACAATGGGATCCCCTTCAACATGTTGTCGTTACCCGATCCGGATACAACAGCCGACATCATGGAACGTAAAATCGGCGGACTGGGTGTCTATCTTATCCGTAAGCTCATTGACGATGTGAGCTACCGGAGAAAAGACGGGCAGAATATCCTCAGGATGGTTCTGCACACACGTAAATAG
- a CDS encoding phosphoribosyltransferase, with protein MPLPAEEKFRCDILSWGGIVRDSRRLSWMIRDSEYKPEIIIAIGRGGYVPARILCDYLLIHDLASIKVEHWGTAVMKEEAIVKFPLCAPIRNRKVLLVDDVTDSGDTLKVSLQHLKKFRPQEVRTAVLVHKTRSAVTPDYFLKKIIKWRWVIFPWHVMEDLTELIQRLKAGGVSSEDELRSILKQRYDIDASINTIREVLSFIG; from the coding sequence ATGCCTTTGCCTGCCGAAGAAAAATTCAGATGCGATATCCTGTCATGGGGAGGTATTGTCAGGGACTCTCGAAGGCTTTCATGGATGATAAGAGATTCGGAATATAAACCGGAGATCATCATAGCAATCGGCAGAGGCGGCTATGTCCCTGCCAGAATTCTCTGTGACTATCTCCTCATTCATGATCTGGCATCGATCAAAGTCGAGCACTGGGGAACTGCCGTTATGAAAGAAGAGGCGATCGTCAAGTTTCCGCTCTGCGCTCCGATCAGGAACAGGAAAGTCCTTCTCGTCGATGACGTGACTGACAGCGGCGATACACTGAAGGTCTCGCTCCAGCACTTGAAAAAGTTCAGGCCACAGGAAGTAAGGACAGCGGTTCTGGTACATAAAACCCGCTCCGCGGTCACTCCTGATTACTTTCTCAAAAAGATCATTAAATGGCGGTGGGTCATTTTTCCCTGGCATGTCATGGAAGATCTGACTGAACTGATACAAAGACTGAAAGCCGGGGGCGTCTCCAGTGAGGATGAGTTGAGAAGCATCCTGAAACAGAGATATGATATCGATGCCTCGATCAATACCATCCGAGAAGTCTTATCGTTCATCGGATAA
- a CDS encoding SpoIIE family protein phosphatase: MLSNKSIAFKLTLVITLCSTCIFASLLGYNYYRSRLVLRKELVRNARNLTMASVNRIETVLTAVTKVAEGVARSLENTRPTREELSSLLRSTLAENPEIYGCGAAFDPHATGPDSHPYITYFQRDHGRIVYAPDDTLNYLQKDWYQISRETGKKEWTEPYYEGNVLMATCSVPFYETTDGARRLKGVAFSNVSLDWLTELVASIKVLKNGYAFLISRYGTIVTHPDRAMIMNVTIFGFAEAAKDPTLRELGRKMIKGGSDFIPFTNLKGVKCWVYYAPIPSTGWSLAVVFPETELLDQVKTLSLTGALIGLGGIMLLTMAVVLIARSITFPLKTLAGATTAIARGDFDVELPPVSTQDEVGKLADAFAAMKSSLKEYIKRLTETTAAKERIESELRIARDIQRDFLPRTFPPFPDRQEFELYAVMEPAKEVAGDFYDFFFVDDTHLCFVIADVSGKGVPAALFMAMSLTLIKATARYGLPPEEILCRVNNVLARENDSCMFVTAFLGILDTESGEVIYANGGHNPPLHLKHGGGVAWLARSGSLMVGVMEDAPYRCERILLEPGDCLFLYTDGVNEAINAREEAFSNDRLERRLRALQGYEIKDVVFGIMADVRAFTGEAPQFDDITMMVIQYRGE; encoded by the coding sequence ATGCTCAGCAATAAAAGCATCGCATTCAAATTGACACTGGTTATCACACTCTGCAGCACATGCATTTTTGCATCTCTTCTCGGCTACAACTACTACCGTTCCCGACTTGTTCTGAGAAAAGAGCTGGTGCGCAATGCCCGCAATTTAACCATGGCGTCCGTAAACCGGATAGAGACGGTATTGACCGCAGTCACCAAAGTTGCCGAAGGTGTGGCGCGTTCACTTGAGAATACAAGACCGACACGCGAGGAGCTTTCATCCCTGCTCAGATCCACGCTGGCAGAAAACCCCGAGATTTACGGTTGCGGCGCTGCGTTTGATCCTCACGCCACCGGTCCGGATTCTCACCCCTATATCACCTACTTTCAGAGAGATCACGGCAGGATTGTTTATGCCCCGGACGATACCCTGAACTACCTTCAGAAGGATTGGTACCAGATCAGCAGGGAGACCGGAAAGAAAGAGTGGACAGAACCCTATTATGAAGGAAACGTCCTGATGGCAACCTGTTCGGTTCCCTTTTATGAAACAACCGACGGGGCACGACGTCTGAAGGGTGTCGCGTTCTCCAATGTTTCATTGGATTGGTTGACGGAACTGGTCGCCTCGATCAAGGTGCTCAAAAACGGCTATGCCTTCCTTATTTCCCGTTATGGTACCATTGTAACCCATCCGGATCGGGCGATGATCATGAACGTCACTATCTTTGGGTTTGCCGAGGCCGCCAAAGACCCGACACTGCGTGAGCTGGGCAGGAAGATGATCAAGGGCGGTTCGGATTTCATCCCCTTTACGAACCTCAAAGGCGTCAAGTGCTGGGTCTATTATGCGCCCATCCCTTCCACAGGCTGGAGTCTGGCGGTTGTCTTTCCTGAAACGGAACTCCTGGATCAGGTAAAAACATTGAGCCTGACCGGCGCACTCATCGGACTGGGCGGCATTATGCTTCTAACGATGGCTGTTGTCCTGATCGCCCGTTCCATTACCTTTCCGCTGAAGACTCTGGCCGGGGCCACAACCGCGATTGCCCGGGGAGATTTTGACGTGGAACTGCCGCCGGTATCTACGCAGGATGAAGTAGGCAAGCTCGCTGACGCCTTTGCGGCGATGAAAAGTTCGCTCAAGGAATATATTAAAAGATTGACGGAGACAACTGCCGCCAAGGAACGGATCGAGAGTGAGCTGCGCATTGCCCGCGACATCCAGAGGGACTTTCTTCCCAGGACTTTCCCGCCTTTCCCGGATCGGCAGGAGTTTGAGCTCTACGCTGTGATGGAGCCGGCCAAAGAGGTGGCGGGGGATTTTTATGATTTCTTTTTCGTCGACGACACCCACTTATGCTTCGTTATCGCCGATGTGTCGGGCAAGGGAGTTCCGGCAGCCCTTTTCATGGCCATGTCCCTGACGCTCATCAAGGCCACGGCCCGCTATGGCCTTCCCCCCGAAGAAATCCTGTGCAGGGTCAACAACGTGCTTGCGCGCGAAAATGATTCCTGCATGTTCGTTACCGCATTTTTAGGGATACTGGATACGGAGAGCGGGGAAGTTATTTATGCCAATGGCGGCCACAATCCTCCGCTGCACCTGAAGCATGGCGGAGGAGTTGCCTGGCTGGCGAGATCAGGCAGCCTGATGGTCGGCGTTATGGAGGATGCACCCTACCGGTGCGAACGAATTCTGCTCGAACCGGGAGACTGTCTGTTTCTTTACACGGACGGTGTGAACGAAGCGATAAACGCCCGGGAAGAGGCTTTTTCCAATGACCGGCTGGAGCGGCGCCTGCGTGCCTTGCAAGGATATGAAATCAAGGACGTTGTTTTCGGGATCATGGCTGATGTCCGGGCGTTTACCGGAGAGGCTCCTCAGTTCGATGACATCACAATGATGGTGATCCAGTACAGGGGAGAGTGA
- a CDS encoding aldehyde ferredoxin oxidoreductase N-terminal domain-containing protein, with protein sequence MRYSETGYNLEIDLTTGNVERVETDPKDTEFLLGGVGTSSKIMWDRVGPEVKPFDPENLLIFSSGLLCGTSCPGANRTMITSVSPQTDFVAYSMMGGFFSPEMKYAGYDKIIFRGKSPKLVYIWIKDDKVEIRDASHLSGKGSVETQELIRQELKEPRAHVAAIGLAGENRVFFASIEQGRSSASRLGLGAVMGDKGIKAIAIRGTKDLNVARPAELIEINNWQMEYMWWRQENPIPKMMPIMAILGSPQEMLECDEKWHTENFSWGNSRVRRKNFWTPEIEEAWTRQQLSARKRLISCYNCPIKCGALISVPGVAAYMMKCFTKLTYAMGAFVDDLEWGLQTAGKAIEYGVDGFSCPQVVAYAFELKEAGILTEEDFAGTDAYPPCPEDNAGRFLWMLDRIVRREGIGNIFADGTYWAGKTIGKGAEKYAHNNIRKHEQAPLKLGAVNPIYYLMYCTNEKLNITQIEGQWPQMPYSKPEDREAYVKDWFQVPDDRFKEWFKLWEMKGEHALPYFPGIPEIFEIVDWMERMHLIDDMCGVCTGISAFHLKPPYHIHNYPKIISAATGMDISEEELIKITKRDRQLIRANNVRRGWRQIDDMPPEDHWAKRLPEYEKQLLEGYQAYKGWDTEGIPTKESLESLDLGFVAEDFEKRGIF encoded by the coding sequence ATGAGGTATTCAGAAACTGGGTACAATTTGGAGATTGATTTAACCACAGGCAACGTTGAGAGGGTCGAGACGGACCCGAAAGACACGGAATTTTTACTTGGGGGCGTGGGGACATCCTCGAAGATCATGTGGGACAGGGTCGGTCCTGAAGTCAAGCCCTTCGATCCGGAGAATCTGCTCATCTTCAGTTCGGGACTCTTATGCGGCACGTCCTGTCCCGGAGCGAACCGCACCATGATTACATCGGTTTCGCCCCAGACGGATTTCGTGGCCTATTCGATGATGGGCGGATTTTTTTCGCCGGAAATGAAGTACGCCGGCTACGACAAGATCATCTTCCGCGGCAAGTCCCCGAAACTGGTTTACATCTGGATCAAGGATGACAAGGTGGAAATCCGGGATGCATCCCATCTGTCCGGCAAAGGCTCCGTGGAAACTCAGGAACTGATTCGTCAGGAATTGAAGGAACCGCGGGCTCACGTGGCGGCCATCGGGCTGGCCGGTGAAAACAGGGTCTTTTTTGCCTCCATCGAACAGGGCCGGTCCAGCGCCAGCCGTCTGGGACTGGGCGCCGTCATGGGAGACAAGGGAATCAAGGCGATCGCCATTCGGGGAACCAAGGACCTCAATGTGGCCCGTCCGGCCGAACTGATCGAGATCAACAACTGGCAGATGGAGTACATGTGGTGGCGGCAGGAGAATCCGATTCCCAAGATGATGCCCATCATGGCCATTCTCGGGTCTCCGCAGGAGATGCTGGAATGTGACGAAAAGTGGCACACGGAGAACTTCTCCTGGGGAAATTCCCGTGTTCGGAGAAAGAATTTCTGGACCCCTGAAATCGAGGAGGCGTGGACCAGGCAGCAGCTTAGCGCGCGGAAGCGGTTGATCAGCTGCTACAACTGTCCGATCAAATGCGGTGCGTTGATCTCCGTTCCGGGAGTCGCCGCTTACATGATGAAATGCTTCACGAAACTGACCTACGCCATGGGCGCCTTCGTGGACGACCTGGAGTGGGGTCTCCAGACCGCGGGAAAGGCCATCGAGTATGGCGTGGACGGATTTTCCTGTCCCCAGGTCGTTGCCTACGCCTTTGAGTTGAAGGAAGCCGGGATTCTGACCGAGGAAGATTTTGCCGGAACGGATGCCTATCCTCCCTGTCCGGAAGATAATGCGGGAAGATTCCTTTGGATGCTGGACCGCATCGTCCGCCGGGAAGGGATCGGCAACATCTTCGCCGACGGCACCTACTGGGCGGGCAAAACGATCGGCAAGGGCGCGGAAAAATACGCCCACAACAACATTCGGAAACATGAGCAGGCGCCGCTCAAGCTTGGCGCTGTCAACCCCATTTACTACCTGATGTACTGCACCAACGAAAAATTGAACATCACCCAGATTGAAGGGCAGTGGCCCCAGATGCCTTACTCCAAGCCGGAGGACAGAGAGGCGTATGTGAAGGATTGGTTCCAGGTTCCCGATGACCGGTTCAAGGAGTGGTTCAAGCTCTGGGAGATGAAAGGCGAACACGCCCTGCCGTATTTCCCGGGCATCCCGGAAATCTTTGAGATCGTGGACTGGATGGAGAGGATGCACCTGATCGACGACATGTGCGGGGTCTGCACCGGAATCTCGGCATTCCACCTGAAGCCCCCTTATCATATTCACAATTACCCGAAAATCATCTCCGCGGCGACCGGAATGGATATAAGCGAAGAAGAGCTGATCAAGATCACCAAGAGGGATCGTCAGTTAATCCGGGCCAACAACGTCCGCAGAGGCTGGAGGCAGATCGACGATATGCCGCCTGAAGATCACTGGGCAAAGAGACTTCCCGAATACGAAAAGCAGCTTCTGGAAGGCTACCAGGCATACAAGGGCTGGGATACGGAAGGCATTCCGACAAAAGAGTCTCTGGAGTCACTGGATCTGGGTTTCGTTGCTGAAGACTTTGAGAA